One Pseudomonas ekonensis DNA window includes the following coding sequences:
- a CDS encoding Lrp/AsnC family transcriptional regulator → MHSELDSYDRRILALLQADASLSSAQIAEQVGLSQSPCWRRIQRMKEEGIIRGQVTLLDRKKIGLNTQIFAQVKLNAHGRSNFTEFTEAIRGFPEVLECYVLMGAVDFMLRIVAADIEAYERFFFEKLSLVPGIQEVNSIVALSEIKSTTSLPV, encoded by the coding sequence ATGCACAGCGAGCTGGACAGCTACGACCGGCGCATTCTCGCCTTGCTGCAAGCGGACGCTTCCTTGTCCAGCGCGCAGATCGCCGAACAGGTGGGGCTGTCGCAGTCACCCTGCTGGCGGCGGATCCAGCGGATGAAGGAGGAGGGGATCATCCGCGGCCAGGTGACCTTGCTCGACCGCAAGAAGATCGGCCTGAACACGCAGATCTTCGCCCAGGTGAAGCTCAACGCCCACGGCCGCTCGAACTTCACCGAGTTCACCGAGGCGATCCGCGGTTTTCCGGAAGTGTTGGAGTGCTACGTGCTGATGGGGGCGGTGGATTTCATGCTGCGCATCGTCGCGGCGGACATCGAGGCGTACGAGCGGTTCTTCTTCGAGAAGCTGTCGCTGGTGCCGGGGATCCAGGAGGTGAATTCGATCGTGGCGCTGTCGGAGATCAAGTCCACGACCAGCCTGCCGGTCTGA